In a genomic window of Phyllostomus discolor isolate MPI-MPIP mPhyDis1 chromosome 5, mPhyDis1.pri.v3, whole genome shotgun sequence:
- the TMEM35B gene encoding transmembrane protein 35B, which translates to MALLLAALRVLLGGFFALTGVAKLSEQIAAPVSQQMKALFVQFAEVFPLKVFGYQPDPMSYQVAVGWLELLAGLLLALGPPKLQEISNFLLIVLMMGAIFTLLSLKESLITCIPAVVCLVLLLVLDICQVVVKTQKVVITPTGKKTPRTVTRVE; encoded by the exons ATGGCGCTCCTGCTTGCTGCTCTGCGCGTCCTGCTGGGAGGCTTCTTCGCGCTCACGGGGGTGGCCAAGCTCTCGGAGCAGATCGCAGCTCCCGTGTCGCAGCAGATG AAAGCCCTGTTCGTGCAGTTTGCTGAGGTGTTCCCGTTGAAGGTGTTCGGCTATCAGCCAGATCCCATGAGCTACCAAGTGGCTGTGGGCTGGCTGGAACTGCTGGCCGGGTtgctgctggccctgggcccaCCGAAGCTGCAAGAGATCAGTAACTTTCTTTTGATCGTGCTCATGATGG GGGCTATCTTCACTTTGCTGTCTCTGAAAGAATCACTGATCACCTGCATCCCGGCTGTCGTCTGCCTGGTGCTCCTGCTGGTGCTGGATATCTGCCAGGTTGTAGTCAAAACTCAGAAGGTGGTGATCACACCCACTGGGAAGAAGACTCCACGTACAGTTACGAGAGTAGAGTGA
- the ZMYM6 gene encoding zinc finger MYM-type protein 6 isoform X5, with amino-acid sequence MNCCENCGSYCYSSSGPCQSQKVFTSTSVTAYKQNSAQMPPYALGKSLRPSAEMIETTNDSGKTELFCSINCLSAYRVKTVISSGVQVSCHSCKTSAVPQYHLAMSSGTIYSFCSSSCVVAFQNIFNKPKGTNSSAAPLSQGQVSPPSQSTASAGGGNISGVSPSPITGSAAAGLQPLAAHSQQVASTHAVVKLKCQHCNHLFATKPELLFYKGKMFLFCGKTCSDDYKKKNKVIAMCDYCKLQKIIKETVRFSGVDKPFCSEVCKYLSARDFGELWGNYCRMCSYCSQTSSNLVENRLEGKLEEFCCEDCMSKYTVLFYQMAKCDACKRQGKLNESIKWQGNIKYFCNLFCVLEFCHQQTTNGPDSQSKAVSISKAPTASMELPSVTTNTTPVITCVVSLAEVSPAQSTGNTNSGLKDAVFTDAAKIIKDGSTQTNAMKLHSSQPSRLLKNKALLCKPVTQTKAISCKPHTQHKECQTDLPVPNGKSDVELDSPPAKKRKIGFLQTYDAEYLKVGFLIYPGSKASPPRSQCVICGEILSAENMKPANLSHHLKTKHSELENKPVDFFEQKSLEMDCQNSSFKKCLLVEKSLVKASYLIAFQIAASKKPFSTAEELIKPYLVEMCSEVVSSSAGDKMKTIPLSNNTIGHRIDELSADIEDQLIQKVRESKWFALQIDESSEISNITLLLCYVRFIDNDCSDIKEELLCCIEMPSQVTGIEIFELINKYIDSKSLNWKHCVGLCTDGAASMTGRYSGLRAKIQEVAMNTVAFTHCFIHREHLAAEMLSPCLHEILLQSAQILSFIKTNALNSRMLTILCEEMESERVNLPLPAEVRWISRGRVLTRLFELRHEIEIFLNQKHSDLASYFLDEEWVARLAYLSDIFSLINELNLSLQGTMTTVFSLYNKMDIFKEKLKMWLKRTQENDYDMFPSFSEFSNSSSLNMRSIAGIVFDHLEGLSRMFNDCYPPEEDLRSGNLWIVNPFMNHQDSNLKDFEEEKLAKLSSDLGLQSVFKSMSVTQFWIKAKTSYPELHERAMTFLLPFSTVYLCDATFSALTESKQRNLLVSGPALRLAVTSLIPRIEKLVKEKE; translated from the exons ATGAACTGTTGTGAGAATTGTGGGAGCTACTGCTATAGCAGCTCTGGCCCATGCCAGTCCCAGAAGGTTTTTACCTCAACAAGCGTCACAGCATACAAGCAG aaTTCAGCCCAAATGCCTCCGTATGCCTTGGGAAAATCATTGAGGCCCTCAGCTGAAATGATTGAGACTACGAATGACTCAGGCAAAACTGAACTTTTCTGCTCTATTAATTGCTTATCTGCTTACAGAGTTAAGACAGTTATTTCTTCAG GTGTCCAGGTTTCGTGTCATAGTTGTAAAACCTCAGCAGTCCCTCAGTATCATTTAGCTATGTCCAGTGGAACTATATACAGCTTCTGCAGCTCCAGTTGTGTTGTGGCTTTCCAG aatatatttaacaAGCCAAAAGGAACAAACTCTTCAGCAGCGCCGCTGTCTCAGGGCCAAGTAAGCCCACCATCCCAGTCAACAGCATCAGCAGGAGGAGGTAACATCTCTGGAGTTTCCCCCAGCCCCATCACTGGCTCTGCTGCAGCCGGTCTTCAGCCTCTTGCTGCACACTCCCAGCAAGTTGCTTCAACCCATGCAGTTGTTAAACTCAAGTGTCAGCATTGTAACCATCTGTTTGCCACAAAACCAGAGCTGCTTTTCTATAAG ggtaaaatgtttctgttttgtggCAAGACTTGCTCTGAtgactacaaaaagaaaaataaagttatagcAATGTGTGACTACTGTAAACtacagaaaattataaaggaGACTGTACGATTCTCAGGGGTTGATAAGCCATTCTGTagtgaag TTTGCAAATACCTTTCTGCTCGTGACTTTGGAGAACTGTGGGGAAACTACTGTAGGATGTGCAGCTATTGTTCACAGACATCCTCTAATTTGGTAGAAAATCGGTTGGAGGGCAAGTTAGAAGAGTTTTGTTGTGAAGATTGCATGTCCAAATACACAGTTCTGTTTTACCAG atggCCAAGTGTGATGCTTGTAAACGACAGGGTAAGCTAAATGAGTCCATAAAATGGCAAGGAAACATCAAATATTTTTGTAATCTATTTTGTGTCTTGGAGTTTTGTCATCAGCAAACTACAAATGGCCCTGATTCACAAAGtaaag CAGTGAGTATTTCTAAGGCACCAACTGCTTCAATGGAGCTCCCTTCTGTCACGACAAATACAACACCAGTTATAACCTGTGTGGTGTCATTAGCAGAAGTATCTCCTGCCCAGTCCACAGGGAACACTAACAGTGGTTTAAAAG atgCAGTTTTTACAGACGCAGCAAAGATCATCAAAGAt GGAAGTACACAGACAAATGCCATGAAACTTCATTCTTCCCAGCCCTCCAGGCTTTTAAAGAACAAAGCTTTACTGTGCAAACCTGTCACACAGACCAAGGCCATCTCTTGCAAACCGCACACCCAACACAAGGAATGTCAGACAG aTTTACCTGTGCCTAATGGGAAAAGTGATGTGGAACTTGATTCTCCAcctgcaaaaaaaagaaaaataggttttTTACAGACTTACGATGCAGAATACTTAAAGGTTGGTTTCCTTATCTATCCGGGATCAAAAGCAAGTCCACCAAGGTCACAATGTGTTATTTGTGGAGAAATCTTATCTGCTGAAAACATGAAGCCAGCAAATCTTTCTCATCATTTAAAGACAAAACATTCAGAATTAGAAAACAAACCAGTAGACTTTTTTGAACAAAAATCTCTTGAGATGGATTGTCAaaacagttcttttaaaaaatgtttactagtTGAAAAGTCACTTGTGAAAGCTTCTTATTTAATTGCTTTCCAAATTGCTGCCAGCAAGAAGCCATTCTCTACTGCCGAAGAGTTAATTAAACCATATTTAGTAGAAATGTGTTCAGAAGTTGTGAGTTCAAGTGCTGGAGACAAAATGAAAACCATTCCTCTCTCTAATAACACAATTGGACACAGGATTGATGAACTGTCTGCAGATATTGAAGATCAGCTGATTCAGAAAGTCAGAGAGTCAAAGTGGTTTGCCCTTCAGATAGATGAGTCTTCAGAAATCTCAAATATCACCCTTCTTCTGTGCTATGTTCGTTTCATTGATAATGATTGTAGTGATATAAAAGAAGAATTATTATGTTGTATTGAAATGCCTTCTCAAGTAACTGGTATTGAAATAtttgaactaataaataaatatattgatagTAAATCTCTGAATTGGAAACACTGTGTTGGTCTCTGTACAGATGGGGCTGCAAGCATGACTGGCAGATATTCTGGTTTAAGGGCAAAAATTCAAGAAGTTGCTATGAATACAGTGGCATTTACACATTGTTTTATTCACCGTGAACATTTAGCAGCAGAAATGTTGTCTCCATGCTTACATGAAATTCTTCTACAGTCAGCAcagattttaagttttataaagaCCAATGCATTGAATTCACGTATGTTAACAATTTTGTGTGAAGAAATGGAGTCTGAGCGTGTAAATTTACCACTTCCTGCTGAAGTACGATGGATATCGAGAGGGAGAGTTTTAACAAGATTATTTGAATTACGAcatgaaattgaaatttttttaaatcaaaagcatTCAGATTTGGCCAGTTACTTTCTTGATGAGGAATGGGTTGCCAGGCTGGCCTATTTATCAgatattttttcacttataaatgaACTAAATTTAAGTCTCCAAGGAACTATGACCACAGTCTTCAGTTTGTAtaataaaatggatatatttaAGGAAAAGTTAAAGATGTGGTTGAAGCGCACACAAGAGAATGATTATGATATGTTCccttcattttctgaattctCAAACTCATCAAGCTTAAATATGAGAAGCATTGCAGGCATTGTTTTTGATCACCTGGAAGGACTTTCTCGAATGTTCAATGACTGTTATCCACCAGAAGAAGACTTGCGTTCAGGAAATTTGTGGATAGTTAATCCTTTTATGAATCACCAGGATAGTAATCTCAaggattttgaagaagaaaaactagCAAAGTTATCTTCAGATTTAGGATTACAATCAGTATTTAAATCAATGTCTGTAACTCAGTTTTggataaaagcaaagacaagttACCCAGAACTCCATGAAAGAGCAATGacatttttattgcctttttcaACTGTTTATTTATGTGATGCTACATTTTCAGCTTTGACTGAGTCAAAACAAAGAAATCTGTTGGTCTCTGGCCCTGCTCTAAGACTTGCGGTCACATCTTTAATTCCAAGGATAGAAAAATTAGTAAAGGAGAAAGAATAG
- the ZMYM6 gene encoding zinc finger MYM-type protein 6 isoform X4 → MLYKGQTAYHKTGSTQLFCSLQCITRYSSPVGLPSSAPKKTCINCSKDILNPKNVIATGSENSSPSKDFCSQSCLSSYELKKKPVVTIYTNSILTKCSVCQKNADIRFEVKHQNAVHCLCSDACFSKFHSANNLTMNCCENCGSYCYSSSGPCQSQKVFTSTSVTAYKQNSAQMPPYALGKSLRPSAEMIETTNDSGKTELFCSINCLSAYRVKTVISSGVQVSCHSCKTSAVPQYHLAMSSGTIYSFCSSSCVVAFQNIFNKPKGTNSSAAPLSQGQVSPPSQSTASAGGGNISGVSPSPITGSAAAGLQPLAAHSQQVASTHAVVKLKCQHCNHLFATKPELLFYKGKMFLFCGKTCSDDYKKKNKVIAMCDYCKLQKIIKETVRFSGVDKPFCSEVCKYLSARDFGELWGNYCRMCSYCSQTSSNLVENRLEGKLEEFCCEDCMSKYTVLFYQMAKCDACKRQGKLNESIKWQGNIKYFCNLFCVLEFCHQQTTNGPDSQSKAVSISKAPTASMELPSVTTNTTPVITCVVSLAEVSPAQSTGNTNSGLKDAVFTDAAKIIKDGSTQTNAMKLHSSQPSRLLKNKALLCKPVTQTKAISCKPHTQHKECQTDLPVPNGKSDVELDSPPAKKRKIGFLQTYDAEYLKVGFLIYPGSKASPPRSQCVICGEILSAENMKPANLSHHLKTKHSELENKPVDFFEQKSLEMDCQNSSFKKCLLVEKSLVKASYLIAFQIAASKKPFSTAEELIKPYLVEMCSEVVSSSAGDKMKTIPLSNNTIGHRIDELSADIEDQLIQKVRESKWFALQIDESSEISNITLLLCYVRFIDNDCSDIKEELLCCIEMPSQVTGIEIFELINKYIDSKSLNWKHCVGLCTDGAASMTGRYSGLRAKIQEVAMNTVAFTHCFIHREHLAAEMLSPCLHEILLQSAQILSFIKTNALNSRMLTILCEEMESERVNLPLPAEVRWISRGRVLTRLFELRHEIEIFLNQKHSDLASYFLDEEWVARLAYLSDIFSLINELNLSLQGTMTTVFSLYNKMDIFKEKLKMWLKRTQENDYDMFPSFSEFSNSSSLNMRSIAGIVFDHLEGLSRMFNDCYPPEEDLRSGNLWIVNPFMNHQDSNLKDFEEEKLAKLSSDLGLQSVFKSMSVTQFWIKAKTSYPELHERAMTFLLPFSTVYLCDATFSALTESKQRNLLVSGPALRLAVTSLIPRIEKLVKEKE, encoded by the exons agacattttAAATCCAAAGAATGTGATCGCAACCGGATCTGAAAATTCCTCTCCTAGCAAAGATTTCTGCAGCCAGTCATGCCTTTCCTCTTATGAGCTAAAGAAAAAACCTGTCGTCACCATATATACCAATAGCATTTTGACGAAGTGCAGTGTGTGTCAGAAGAATGCTGAT aTTCGATTTGAAGTGAAGCATCAAAATGCAGTACATTGTCTTTGTAGTGATgcctgtttttcaaaatttcattctGCCAACAACCTCACCATGAACTGTTGTGAGAATTGTGGGAGCTACTGCTATAGCAGCTCTGGCCCATGCCAGTCCCAGAAGGTTTTTACCTCAACAAGCGTCACAGCATACAAGCAG aaTTCAGCCCAAATGCCTCCGTATGCCTTGGGAAAATCATTGAGGCCCTCAGCTGAAATGATTGAGACTACGAATGACTCAGGCAAAACTGAACTTTTCTGCTCTATTAATTGCTTATCTGCTTACAGAGTTAAGACAGTTATTTCTTCAG GTGTCCAGGTTTCGTGTCATAGTTGTAAAACCTCAGCAGTCCCTCAGTATCATTTAGCTATGTCCAGTGGAACTATATACAGCTTCTGCAGCTCCAGTTGTGTTGTGGCTTTCCAG aatatatttaacaAGCCAAAAGGAACAAACTCTTCAGCAGCGCCGCTGTCTCAGGGCCAAGTAAGCCCACCATCCCAGTCAACAGCATCAGCAGGAGGAGGTAACATCTCTGGAGTTTCCCCCAGCCCCATCACTGGCTCTGCTGCAGCCGGTCTTCAGCCTCTTGCTGCACACTCCCAGCAAGTTGCTTCAACCCATGCAGTTGTTAAACTCAAGTGTCAGCATTGTAACCATCTGTTTGCCACAAAACCAGAGCTGCTTTTCTATAAG ggtaaaatgtttctgttttgtggCAAGACTTGCTCTGAtgactacaaaaagaaaaataaagttatagcAATGTGTGACTACTGTAAACtacagaaaattataaaggaGACTGTACGATTCTCAGGGGTTGATAAGCCATTCTGTagtgaag TTTGCAAATACCTTTCTGCTCGTGACTTTGGAGAACTGTGGGGAAACTACTGTAGGATGTGCAGCTATTGTTCACAGACATCCTCTAATTTGGTAGAAAATCGGTTGGAGGGCAAGTTAGAAGAGTTTTGTTGTGAAGATTGCATGTCCAAATACACAGTTCTGTTTTACCAG atggCCAAGTGTGATGCTTGTAAACGACAGGGTAAGCTAAATGAGTCCATAAAATGGCAAGGAAACATCAAATATTTTTGTAATCTATTTTGTGTCTTGGAGTTTTGTCATCAGCAAACTACAAATGGCCCTGATTCACAAAGtaaag CAGTGAGTATTTCTAAGGCACCAACTGCTTCAATGGAGCTCCCTTCTGTCACGACAAATACAACACCAGTTATAACCTGTGTGGTGTCATTAGCAGAAGTATCTCCTGCCCAGTCCACAGGGAACACTAACAGTGGTTTAAAAG atgCAGTTTTTACAGACGCAGCAAAGATCATCAAAGAt GGAAGTACACAGACAAATGCCATGAAACTTCATTCTTCCCAGCCCTCCAGGCTTTTAAAGAACAAAGCTTTACTGTGCAAACCTGTCACACAGACCAAGGCCATCTCTTGCAAACCGCACACCCAACACAAGGAATGTCAGACAG aTTTACCTGTGCCTAATGGGAAAAGTGATGTGGAACTTGATTCTCCAcctgcaaaaaaaagaaaaataggttttTTACAGACTTACGATGCAGAATACTTAAAGGTTGGTTTCCTTATCTATCCGGGATCAAAAGCAAGTCCACCAAGGTCACAATGTGTTATTTGTGGAGAAATCTTATCTGCTGAAAACATGAAGCCAGCAAATCTTTCTCATCATTTAAAGACAAAACATTCAGAATTAGAAAACAAACCAGTAGACTTTTTTGAACAAAAATCTCTTGAGATGGATTGTCAaaacagttcttttaaaaaatgtttactagtTGAAAAGTCACTTGTGAAAGCTTCTTATTTAATTGCTTTCCAAATTGCTGCCAGCAAGAAGCCATTCTCTACTGCCGAAGAGTTAATTAAACCATATTTAGTAGAAATGTGTTCAGAAGTTGTGAGTTCAAGTGCTGGAGACAAAATGAAAACCATTCCTCTCTCTAATAACACAATTGGACACAGGATTGATGAACTGTCTGCAGATATTGAAGATCAGCTGATTCAGAAAGTCAGAGAGTCAAAGTGGTTTGCCCTTCAGATAGATGAGTCTTCAGAAATCTCAAATATCACCCTTCTTCTGTGCTATGTTCGTTTCATTGATAATGATTGTAGTGATATAAAAGAAGAATTATTATGTTGTATTGAAATGCCTTCTCAAGTAACTGGTATTGAAATAtttgaactaataaataaatatattgatagTAAATCTCTGAATTGGAAACACTGTGTTGGTCTCTGTACAGATGGGGCTGCAAGCATGACTGGCAGATATTCTGGTTTAAGGGCAAAAATTCAAGAAGTTGCTATGAATACAGTGGCATTTACACATTGTTTTATTCACCGTGAACATTTAGCAGCAGAAATGTTGTCTCCATGCTTACATGAAATTCTTCTACAGTCAGCAcagattttaagttttataaagaCCAATGCATTGAATTCACGTATGTTAACAATTTTGTGTGAAGAAATGGAGTCTGAGCGTGTAAATTTACCACTTCCTGCTGAAGTACGATGGATATCGAGAGGGAGAGTTTTAACAAGATTATTTGAATTACGAcatgaaattgaaatttttttaaatcaaaagcatTCAGATTTGGCCAGTTACTTTCTTGATGAGGAATGGGTTGCCAGGCTGGCCTATTTATCAgatattttttcacttataaatgaACTAAATTTAAGTCTCCAAGGAACTATGACCACAGTCTTCAGTTTGTAtaataaaatggatatatttaAGGAAAAGTTAAAGATGTGGTTGAAGCGCACACAAGAGAATGATTATGATATGTTCccttcattttctgaattctCAAACTCATCAAGCTTAAATATGAGAAGCATTGCAGGCATTGTTTTTGATCACCTGGAAGGACTTTCTCGAATGTTCAATGACTGTTATCCACCAGAAGAAGACTTGCGTTCAGGAAATTTGTGGATAGTTAATCCTTTTATGAATCACCAGGATAGTAATCTCAaggattttgaagaagaaaaactagCAAAGTTATCTTCAGATTTAGGATTACAATCAGTATTTAAATCAATGTCTGTAACTCAGTTTTggataaaagcaaagacaagttACCCAGAACTCCATGAAAGAGCAATGacatttttattgcctttttcaACTGTTTATTTATGTGATGCTACATTTTCAGCTTTGACTGAGTCAAAACAAAGAAATCTGTTGGTCTCTGGCCCTGCTCTAAGACTTGCGGTCACATCTTTAATTCCAAGGATAGAAAAATTAGTAAAGGAGAAAGAATAG